The genomic DNA CCCAGCATTTCCTCGGATTCGGCCAAAACGGCTTCAGCCTGTTGAATCTCCATATTCAGCCGCTCAAGACTCCCGGTAGCGTTCGAAGTGTCGAAAGGTCGATGACAGAGATAACAATCATCACCAGAATGCGTGTTTGTTACTGGACGATCACAAACGGGGCAGTGCGTGACCTTTAAGTCGGCAAGTGTTGCCCCTGCCTTTTGTGCCCGATGTAATCGCTCTACCTCCTGCTGAATTGAGGTCCGGTATTCCGTCACCTCATCCATGCGAGCGTTAGCCCTTTCCCGTGCGACTCGGAGTTCGTCGAGCCGATTTTCAAGGACTGCCGACTCCTTCGACAGTTCGCTTAGTTGCAGCGAGGTGTCACCATCATTCACTGAATCCGTTGCCACCTTGGCTGACAGCGCCGTTAGAATCTGGTTTCGCTTTTGAGTAAGTTCATTGATCTGAGATTCGATTCGTTGCTTTGCGCTGTTGAGAGATTGTGGAGTGACACCGACACCAATTTCGTCAGCAGAAAGTATGTCCTTTGACAACTCAGACAGAACCGACATGAACTGTTCTTTCTGCGCCTTCAATTCGATTATCCGTTTTTCCTTCTTTACGAGATCGCCGTACTGCTCAGAGAAGAGGTGTTCGGCGAGTCCCACGAATTGCAGCACGCAAGCGTGCTGCTCGCTCTCCGGCTGGCGGTCGGCAATGTCGCTCCAAAACATCTGGCGGCGGTACATGTGCCGGATTAAGCTGCGCCATCCCAGTTCGGGCCAAGTGCGTTGGCCGTAGGGATTTCCTTGCGGGTAGTGCAGGATGGGAATCTGAAGTTGCTCCAGTATTCGATGCCAATACTGTTTTGAATTCAGGGATTCGCCGTTCAGGAACACTCTTGTCTTTGGTGTGCCGTCCTTCCAGCGTCGTTCTACCTCCCATTCTTCGCCAGCAACCGTCAAGTTTGCCGCAATTGAGTTGTACTTTTCAGCGACATCTTCGCCGAAGACGCTGGCGGCATCGTCATCGTTTCCAAGAACAAAATCGATCATCTGGAGCCATTTGGACTTTCCGGTATTGGGTGCTCCAACCAATACGTTGACTCCTTCCGAAAGATCGAGATGATCCTCCGGTCCTGCTGACGGAGTTCGAGTCACTTCGTTGACGATGAGAGTTCGTTCGTTCATTCGATGGTCTCCCCCATTCGTCGTTCCGCTACCTCTTTGTCGAATACTTGATAGACCAGTTTCTTCAAAGTTGAACCGGCCTTGCTTCCGAGTGCTTTCTTCACACGCTTCATCTGTTCGACAAGCCCGTGAAAAGAGTCGTCGCTTGCAAGTGTCTTGGCGAGTTCAACGCCTCTAGCAGTTAGCGACAAATTAAACGTCTTCTTGTCTTTGGTGACGCTCAGAAGCTCTCGGGACTCCAGATATGCGAGGACGTGATAGTACCGGTCGTCCCAAGGACCGTAATGAAATCGGATCATGCTTGATTCAACTGACTGTGTAGCTGACTCTGCCGGAAGCCCGAGTGTCTTACAAGCCTTGTCAAAGAATTCTGGATACCGCACGAAAAAATCCAGTTTCGCCATTTTGGTCAAGCCATCGATTCGGCCAGCCGTCCCACAAACACGAAAGAGCAGCAAGAGCCGAGCTGCATGAAATTCAAGTAACTCGTCGGCAGTGAGAGGAACACCAATCGGATTGTTGTCTATGTTTTGGATGGACTTCATGTCGAAGCCCTCCGAAAACGATGAACGCATCGGTCGGCGATGTTATACATACAGCCCTGCATCAACGAGATTGGCGGGGGACTTTTCCCAAAGCTCGACTGAAGCACGCCAATGTGATTCAAACACTCGGCATGGAATGCCACACCGTCATCGTTAATCACTCCAGCGTCGAGGTTGGCTCTGAGCGCAAGTAGAGTAGCCGAAACCTCATTCTCCACTCGCTGCATCTCAGATACATTGAGATACTTGGGTTTGTACCGCTCAACCAGATATTGATGGCGACTCTCAACACACGCCGTGATGTCGCCCTTGGCGAGACCTGCATGCTCAAGTTTGTCCTCAAGGCGTTTGCCCGCCACGGCAGGAGGAGAACGCCGGGCATCCACTTCTTTTTGCAGCCACGACGCAAGCGATGACTTCTTGATTTTCTTCTGATCTGGATTTGAGCCCCAATTTGCCGTCGCCGCATGACGAGCCTCGCTCAGAAGAGCCAGATAAATCTCGTTTATCTCGTCAGGGAAAAGATTGTGGCCGAGAGAAACGATGTGCTGATGCAAGGCGAGTTTATTCGTTGCGCTCAAGCTCGACTCGGATTGATGAACCTCCCACGTTGTCCGTTTGAGCCAGTATTCGACACCATTCTTCTTCAGAGACTTGTAGTCATCTAATCGTTTCTTCAGGTCTGCAACAAGCTCACTGAGATTCTTGTCCTTTCGATCTGGAGCATCAAAACGGAGGTGCAGGAACGCCAGTTCTTCGTTTGGGGGAAGCGTCGTGACAAGGCGAAAGGTCGTTGTCTCGTCACAGCGGTCGTTTGCCAATGACCTTTCGAGAATCGAGGAGCTTGAAATTGCCTTTTTCTTCTTGCGTTCTCGCTCAGTCAGTTTTGCAACAGACCACAGTTGACCGATTGCAAGTGCCTTCACTTGCACAAACTCAACTGCATCCTCCACTCCGTCATTCCAAATCATGGTTAGGTCATCGTGTGTCTCACACCAGACCTCTGAAATCTCGTTGCCAGTGAGCATCTCAATTAAGAGAGACACAGCCACATGATCCTGAAACTCAAACCCCTTACGAGCCTCGACTCCGCCACGTTCCAGTGGTGCTAGGTCGTGAATCGAATTGAAGGAAGAATCGTCAGCCATATGCCCACCGTATTATGTCGTGGGGCTTTAGGTCGACTCAGAACGCCCCTCAGCAAATCGCTTAATTTCATTGCCAGCTAGTTGTCTAATTACTGCAAACATTCTACGCTTTCGTGAACGACTGAACAACTAGGCGAGGATTCATCTGACGACCTTCGGCCAACGAATTCGAGAACTGAGACAATCGAAGAGTTAGACGCTGCGGGAACTGGCACCGAAAGTTGGAGTTGGCTTCACATACCGCAACAAAGTCGAGAACGAAAGACTTGATTTCGTGGAATACCCAAGCGAATCGCTATTTCACCGTCTTGTCGAGGCGTTTGAAGCCGACGAAAAGGGACTGTAGTTATTGACGGCTTGAGTGCCGTCGAAACTGCGAGAACAGATACGGCGGCATCCGGATGTGTTTCGTGGGTTTGCTCAATTGGTCGTGACACAATAAAGACTCGTCGATCAAATTGGTGGGCAGCGATCGGTTGATGTGACCCGTTGGCAGATTTAGCAGGGAGGGTGTTTAACGAGCTTGAGAATGATGCATCCAAGGGCGAAGAATGGCAAAGACACCCACAAACTACTCTGAAGTGCGACCTCATCCCAAGTTTCTCCACGACCAAGCCGTTCTCGTGCAGGCTTGGAAAAAGTCTCACGCTTACATTCGATCGCACAATTGGTATGCCGATTCGTTGGAATTGGACGTGTCAGCGATTCGACTTCGGAGTCTGATCGATACGTGGTCTGATTCGCTTAGTATCAGCGAGATCAGTAATTATGAACCGGACTCGATGAGACTGGTTGCAGCCCCGAAGTCGTCCGAGTGGGAAACGAGCGACGGATGGAAACCAAAGGAGAAAGACAAGCTGCGCCTGCGGCCTTTGGCGCATCTTTCGATCAGAGAGCAGACAGCGTGCATGGCGGTGCTCATCTGTCTTGCTGACATCGTGGAAACCGAACAGGGCGATCCACGACTTCCTTTGACCGTTGAAAATCAAAGAAACGTGGTCAGCTATGGGCATCGACTGATTTCACGTTGGGCTGACGGTTCGGCAAGTTTCCAGTGGGGAAATGCCAAGTTGTACCGCCAGTATTTCGAGGACTATCAACAGTTTGTCCGCCGACCTGAGAAAATTCGTCAGCAACTGTTTGGCGATTCGGAATCATGGGCGATTGTTCAAATCGACTTATCCCAGTTTTACGATCTGATTCCTCGTGACAATCTGCTGGAGAAGCTTGAGGCACTCGCTAACGAATATTGGGACAATTGCGAGAAAGTGCACGAGCGATTCTTTAAAGGCGTGAAGCACCTATTCGATTGGCGATGGCACAATGCTGACCGCTCACTCTCGTTGGAAATTTGCGGAATGAAGGACGGAATAGGCTTACCGCAAGGGCTTGCCGCCAGTGGCTTCTTCGCAAATGCGTATTTGCTCGATTTCGATTCTGAAATCATCAGGCTATTCGGAAAGAAGTTGACGAAACGAATCTGGCGAATTGTTGACTACTGTCGATACGTGGACGACATGAGATTTGTCGTTCAATTCGACAAGGAAACGCCAGACGATTTCCGGGATGAGTTTGAAGCAATGCTTCAGCGTCTGCTCGACCGATTCGCTGAGGGACTTAAACTCAATCAGAAGAAGACGGTGGTGATGCTTGGCGATTCGCACTCGTCAAACGTGCCCGTCGCTGAAGCAATGCAGTCGGTCAACAACAATGTCTCCGGGCCACTGGATGTTGAGACGGCCCGTCACGCACTAGAAATGCTGGACGGACTACTTGCCGTTTCCAATAGTCGTAAGAGCCAACCAGCACCCGAAGGCACCGGGAACGATGAACTGATGCGGCGAGTCTTGGCAGTCGAACCGGATGTGCGAAACGATACTCTGGAACGATTTGTTGCCCACCGATGGAGGCGTGTCTATCGATCACTCCGAGTCATGGCTGACGAAGAATCGCTGACTGATTCAACGATGAACATCGGTCGCAAGATTCTTGACCAGCGAGCGAGAACGTTTGCCGTCGAGCTACTGAGGAAGTGGATTCTTGACCCGTCCAATGTTCGCATCCTGCGTGTGTCACTCGATCTTTTTCCGGTCACGGATCACCTTGAGGTCGTTTTGAACTTGCTGCACGCTCACATCAACAAGGACGACGCTACGGACAAACGGAGACTGACTGCTGAGTACGTAGGTGCCGAAATTCTCCGAGCCGGTGCGACTGAGACAGGTTTCGTCAGAGATGACGATGAGCTTCCCGGAGGAACGGGCATCGACGCATATCGAGCACGATTGTCCGAATTTGCGACTAGCGTGCTGGACAAAGAGGATGCATCACCTTGGTATTTGCGACAGCAGGCTTTGTTATTCCTTGCCGTGAACCAGCAGCCACAACCGATCTCACGAAAGACAACTCCCGAAAACCGCCACTACGGTTTTCTTCATGGATTGCTACGTGGCAAATGGCCCACGCTTGCACCTAAACGGCCACTTGCATCGGACGTGGCTGTGCCACTTTGCTTGGTCGCCCACCGTATCAGCGGCGGAAAGAACTCTATAGCAACGGCACTCGCTAAGTGGATAGGAAATTCTTCCAACTCAGTTGTAACGGACCACCTTCGATACATCGTCGAATACGATGAGTTATTCAATTCAACGATGGCAAAGCTGTCGTCCAAAGATCGACAGTTCTGGAAACAGATTGCTGTCACTGCAGGCTATGTTTCAAGTTTTGGAACGGCGAAGTGGGAGGCGATTGAAGGCGATGAAAATCCGTATCGGCTGGTCGATATCATCACTAGCGATGACAACCCGTTTCAACAGGAAACAGCCGCACTGCGCTTAATGCACGAATTGGCCTTGCAATGGGGCAAGCCATCTCAAAGGCGTGCTGCGGGACAGGGGGTTTTGACACCTTCTCGGATAGACATAGTTTGTTCGTCTTGGGAGCGACTTGCTGACCCCGGAGATTCACTGTCCGAGATAACTTTCGAGGTGCGAATCGGGCCAGTGCCAAGTTTGGGTGACGAGCGTTTTGCAGTGCCTAAATGGTGTCGAACTTCCGATTCATGGAAATACGAGATTGGTCAGATTGTCCGAGCCGCTGTGATTGGCAAGACCGATTTCACGCAGCCTTTCATGACGAAGCCACTGTTGTCTGGAGTCACGAAATACCGGGGCGTGTCTTCAGGTTGGTACAAACGAAAGCATGGACTATTCAATGATCGCCAAGGACTTGGGCATCGACTGCTGGCAATCTCTCCTTGGCTCGCCGAACTGCTTGGCCGATTGCTCGAATGGCCCGGCACTCGCCAGCGTCGGGAATTGGTCAAACTGCCAACCAAGTTTAGTGATGCTAGTCTACGTCGCTGCATTGGAAATCGATTGGAAGAACTTAACGGCTTGTATTGTCGTTTATCGGGGATGCCACTGTATCCTTTTCCAGTCCAAACAACCGATGACCGAGAAACGACTGGTCATTTGCGTGTCGCACTCGTGCAGACTGCTATACCGAAGGCTTCAGAATTCGGTACCGCTGACCCGGCGCTGAACGAACCTGCTACAAGGCGTCGGCACCGAAGACACGTCTCAGCCATGCTTCGACTATTCATGAAGTTGACGGAAGTAAGAGAGGGCTACAAGAACACGAAAGAGAAGATCGATCTCGTATTGTTTCCTGAACTAGCAGTTCACAGCGACGACATCTTCATCCTCGAACGTTTTGCTGACTCATTGAAGTGCATGGTGTTTTGTGGACTGGTGTTTCACCCGAGCCCCGACAATGAAGATCAGCTGATTAACACGGGGCTGTGGATCATTCCCAATCAAACGAGTGATGGTCGCTCGATTCGCATGATCGAGCAAGGAAAGCACCACATGACGCCCGAGGAAATTTCACTTGGAATTTCCTCGTTTCGCCCATGCCAATGGTTGATCGAGTATCGAAAGCCAAATGCCGAGTCATGGAAACTGAGTGCGTCTATCTGCTATGACGCAACAGATCTGCGACTTGCAGCAGATCTCAGCCAACATTCGGATGCTTTCATCGTCTCCGCTCTCAACAAAGACATCGGAACTTTTGACACGATGGTCGCTGCACTTCACTATCATATGTACCAGCATGTGTTGCTTGTGAATTCCGCAGAGTTCGGAGGAAGCACAGCACAAGCGCCGTACAAAGACCATTTTCGCAAGGTGATCATGCACCATCACGGAATGGATCAAGCCTCGGTTAGTATCTTTGAGCTTGACTTGGATCGTTTTAGAAATGGTCACTCTGAAACGACTCCACCACCAAATTACGATGGTGAGTCGATTCCCAAAATCAAACATCCACCAGCAGGGCTTAACCGAGATTGCGTTGGCGAGTAAAAAATCTATCCATTCACCGTTAGATTGTGGTTGTCGTTGGCATAAAGCCGCCATTCTTGAAGAAGAATGGACACGAAGTTACCCATCTAGTTTTGCCGAATGCTGGCCGCGATGCATGAGAAGCAAATCTTAATTTTGTTGACAATCTATCAGAAGCGGTATCACTCGCGATTTTGCACCTTTTCGCTCGGAAGAAATTTGACGATCCTTCGGAGTGTAATTTGCTTCAGCGACGGGTAAAAGGAATCAACCACGCAGAATGGCGTGATCCAAGGTCAACTGTCCTTCGGCAAATACGACATTACGATATCCTCGGAGTTGACAACTTGTTAGACGACTATGTCAGCCGTTTTCCGCAGCCTCGCGAATTAGTTGATTGTGCCTTTGAATGTGTCGGCTTGCCGTGGCTTTCGAAACCTGTAAACCGGATGCGATTTGCCCTGTCGGATAGCCTTGTTGATGAAGTTCAATGATTCGATCGATTGTCGACCGCTTTGTGTACGCCTGAGGTTGACGTTCAAATGGTTGTTGGCCTGCTTCAGAAAAAACTGGGGCGAGATATGTCTCAACTCTTCGACTTGCCTCGAAAACGCGACCGAATAATCGGTTGCTATAGCTGTCCGTCAAGTCATCGCTCTGGACTGGCTGTCCATGGCAGTCAAACACGCCCATTGTTTCGCCATCTGAATGAAGCTTAATGAGGTGCGACGCCGTCTTTCGCAGTTTGCCGAAAGAGAGATTTCTGATCTCATTGCCATCCTGTTCGATGCGTTTGATTAGCTTCGCAAAGGCGTTGGGGATCAGCTGGTTTGTATTCCCGCTTTTAGTCGGCTGATCGAAAGGCTTTCCTTTCTCAGTGAGCAGCAGGCGAGCTTCGGGACCAAAATCGGGAAACTGTTTCCGCTTTTGTATCGCCCACTCAATCCCACGCACCGTCATTGGAAAAAGTAAGTGTTCTCCGTAAACGCCGCTTTTTCTTCGAATGCGTTTGATGAACGAATCGTTGTCAGTCGTCTGACAACCAATAATCTCGCATTCGCTTGGTGAGTGAGCCTGAAATAGGTGAACTTCGCCAACAAGCAGCGAAGCGATCTCAGCACGGCCAAACCCACAGTTCAAACCGAGAAGCAGGAACAGGCGATCCATTGGTTGACCGTAACGCATCAGCAATTTGAGCTCATCCAGCGAAAACGTTTCCACTTGCCTGAGACTCTTCTTTGCATCATCACTGGGGAGTTTTTTGACTCGGGTATCCAACTCTCCAAAGTCCTCTGACTTTCTCCAGTCAAAGTCCCGCGACTTGTGTAGCCATTTCAAGAACCGCGTCAGCGTTCCCAGATAGTTGCTGCATGATTTCGCCGTCATCGGATTATTGGTACCAAGCCTGCTTGGACGTCGACGCCAATAAGCAAAGAGTTCATCAATCGCTTCACCATCAAGTGTGACCAGCAGTCGGTTGACATGATGCTGCATTAACGTGGTGACTTGTCGAACCTGTGTGCGACCCCATGCAGAAATCTGATCTTCCTCAACCCGGTGATATTCCTGTTCGAGGTAGTGTTGATAACTCTTGAATGCTTGATGGAGCGTGGCACCTGACGGTGGCGCATCCTTTGAGACATAGTTTGGGACCGCTGATTCAAACCGTCGAAGAGGCTCAATTGCATGCCCCCTTGCTGACTGTTTTGAATTCATTGCATGTGATGGAACGTCACTCGGTGAGAGCAGAGCATTCGGCACAAGTTGAAAACCGCTATCGTCGAGTTGCTGTTGAATACTCACCCAACGACTGAGTTGCTCAATGTTCGGCTGAGAGAACGAATCGAGAGGCAGCCCAGGATTCGATGGAACTGCTTCCCAATCTTCCAGGACACTCTTGCCAATTTCGTATGCCGCTCGGTCGTCTGCAACAAATTGTAGAAATGGATATTCGCTAGCCAGACGCTTCAACCGATGCGAGTAGTGGTGGAGCAACTCATTTGGCTGCTTGTTGATTCTGATCTGGTGCTGCCCTTCTGCAATCTGCTGGGCGATCGCCAACAACTCAGCGGACCAGAGCGGTCTGTCTTCTTTGCTCGCTGATTCGACACAATCCCAGAATTCGCGAAGCCGAGACTCGCGTCTTTCAGCTTCGCTTCGATTCTGTCCAAGGTTGAATTTGTGTTGAACGATTTTGCCGTTCTTGGACAGCTTCCAGCCGATCTGCCGGACGTAGTTTCCGCGGTGATCGGGTTTCCATTGTCGACGGGTTCTAGTAGGCATTGCACACCAATTCTGAGCTCTTATCGGAACATAATGACCAGAAAAGAGCCCCTTATCGGAACAATTATCGGAAAACAGCGGCATCGGGGCCGTGGAAAAGGCTGGCATTGCCATGCCAGGATCGCCGCAACACCAATAAAAATAGCCACTTGCTTCAAAAAAGCAAGTGGCTATTGAGTGGAGGCGGGGGGTGTCAAGGTAGCTTCGCGTTGCAGTGTCGCTAAACCGCTGCACCCACTTGAGATAGGGCAAAAACTCCGTGGCCATGTCGTCACGATTTCAAGCCAAAACAGACATTTTCGCTGCCCAAAACAGACAAATCTGTGTCTCAGAATGCGGGTTCAAGGCGACCTGCCTCCACTAAAGCGCTGCTCTGACACCCGCAACTCTTGGATTGTCACGTTCCATCCGGGAGTTGCTCATGCGTCGATTCGTTTACGGTCCTACCTATTGCCAGAGCTGCGGTGCTGATGTCGGCTTGAATGCCGTATTCTGTCCAAACTGCGGGAACCATCAGCCGGGCAAGTGGGACTTGGACGGGATCAAGAGTGCGGGTCTCCTGATTCTCCTCGTGGTAGTCGGAATTATCCCGCTGTTCCCTGTCGTGGTAGCCGTCGCGTTGGTGTTCATGGCGATTCGCCTTGCGAACAAGGTCTTTGGTTCAAACCAACCAGTGTCCCAGAACAGATCGCTCGCGTGTCCTTGCGGGATTCAGGTCGAAGAACCAATTGAAGGGGCATTCAAAACCACGGGTGTCATCTGCCCGAACTGCGGGACGGTTCTCACTGGGTGAGATTTTTGTCTAAGGGGCAACAAACAAGGAACCATGAGCTTGGTCCAGAATCAGCCAGCCCCCGGTCTCAAGTTTACGAACATTTAGTCGCTTAATTCGCCTAAACAATCTTTGCAACAGAAGCTCCCAAGTACCGCCGTCGCCACGACAACGTCTCTCAAAGCTCGATGTCCTTCATGCTCTCGTGATACTTTTCTTCGAGCTCTCCATCGAGGGCGATGTGCTGGTAAATGGCCAGCGTCTCCCTTTGAGCGTGGCCGGTAATCAACTGCAATTCGGCATCGGCCATGCCCGAGTGGCGGGTCAACCATGTGATCGCCTGATGACGGAACGTGTGCGGCGTGGCCTTTACGCCGACATCCTCTGCGTATTTCTGGACGATCTGCTGAATTCGTCGAGTCGAATACTTCGTTGCTCGCCGTGTCTGAAACAGCCATCTGTTCTGCGGGTGATTAGCAATGTGCGTGCGGAGTGCAGTTGCAAACGTCCGCCCAAACAAAACGTATCGGTCCTTGCGTCCCTTGCCCTGCTCAATCCGTATCTTGCACTGTTCCAGATCAACGTCGCCGACCTTCATGTTGCAGAGTTCGCTGACTCGCACGGCAGTGAAGAACAGGAGCCTCAGCATCAACGAGTGCTGCGCATCATCGGCACGGTCTACCGCCTGATAAAACCGACGAAACTCCACCGATGTGAGAACGCGGGGAAGTTTGCGGCTCTTCTTCTTCGGACTCAGTTCACATTGCTCACGGACTCGACGGCTGACATATCGCCAGTCTTCGTAGTCGATGCCAGCCTTCCTGACGATTCGAGCGATCTGCGAGATCACTTTCGATTTCGCACTTTCATTTTGTGATACGCAATCAGACTGTTTCAGCTCTCGTTTTGGATCGTTCATGGTCGATTTGCCGTCCTGAATTTCGTGAACCACAGAAAATGTGAAATAGCTGCCGCAGTTTTTGATTTCGGTCCCGTCGAAAATGGCGAAATCATGCTCGCGATGATGTGATTGCGGGTGCCATGTGGGCAAATCCGGCGCTCGTTCAAAAGAGGCGTCGTCCCTGACGCCTCAACATCTGGCCGCCACGCGATCATTCCGGTTGGAAGGAGAAATAGAAGCGCGGAGAACCTTGGAACATCAGCGATCCCTGCTGACCATCTGACTTCCGGCGAGCAATCACATAAGGGGCCAAGAAGCCTACAACTTCGAAGTCCTCCTGTAGTTCGCTGGTGTTCCAGACTTTGCCGTGCTTGCATTCCAATGCCTCCCGGCCAGTTGGGTCGGAATTGATTTCAACGACTTGCTGGCGGCGGATTGCTTCTGTCGGGTCAGTCATGAATGTCCTCCGGTTAAAGATGTCGATGCGTCCTACTGGCGGGTGTCACAATCGAGGTGATTTGAGAGCGTGTCTGGCAGATTCCTGCCTGCTCCTCCACAAATGAGAACGGCCAGTGAGTTTGCTGCTCACTGGCCTTGCGATGGTTATTGAAGCTGTTGTTGCTTACGCGCCGAACGCAGCTTCAATCAGTTCGAGCGCCTCAACCGTGGGTTCGTCATTTGGATCGAATGCAAGATCGTCAAACAGATCACATTCGTCGCCGGTGAGCTGGTCGAGAATGGGGCCGTAGCCGCCGTTGATTTGGTCTTCGATAAAGAGGTCGAGGTCGTGATTCATTGGTCGTCTCCAGTAATCGAGTGAGTGATTGACTGGGGACTCAGCGGGTGTTAGTCAGGATCAGCCACTTTCTGTACGGAGCCAATGATGACTTCCCACAGAGCTTCGATCAGGGATTTCGGCATGGCTACCCTTCCTCTTCGTAAAAGCCGCCATCAGGTTTGGGCGGGTTCAACTGTTCTTAGGGGTTCCCACTGAACATCATGGCAACCGGAACGAAGGCGAATCCGTTGCTGTCCCGATTTACGGCGACGACCACGGCCACGGGCTGGCCCGTTGCTTTTAGCTGGCACTCAAGTAGGGCAACGTCGCCATTGTCGAATGCCCTTCGAAGCATCTCGAAGTTTGGCTTGTGTTGTTGAACGACGGTCATTTGGGTTCTCCGTTCGGTACGTGGCGGGCGGGTGTCGCAATGCGCAACTCAGTATTCATGGCTCAAAAGCAACGTCGTCGCAGAACGTTTGCCGTTGTCGTCGGTGGCCTCTGTGATGATCCAGAGCTTGTCTTCGCCGAGTTCGTAACTCGATAAGATGCGGCTGCCGTCTTTAATTGCCGTATCGTTCAATTCGGCATCTTCCGAGCACAGATCGCCCCAATCGCCAGCCTGATGCCTCGCAAGAAACTCCAGCGGTGTCCGTTGGGCGCGTTCGAGGGCACTCAATGCGCCGGGAGTGGCGACCGTCGCGCCCAACGAAAACGTCGGCTTGTCATTTGGAATAGTCATCGTGTCGTCTCTGTTGGTGAAAGGTGGCGTCTGGATACACGGCGGGTGTCAGTAGAC from Rubinisphaera italica includes the following:
- a CDS encoding dsDNA nuclease domain-containing protein, which encodes MADDSSFNSIHDLAPLERGGVEARKGFEFQDHVAVSLLIEMLTGNEISEVWCETHDDLTMIWNDGVEDAVEFVQVKALAIGQLWSVAKLTERERKKKKAISSSSILERSLANDRCDETTTFRLVTTLPPNEELAFLHLRFDAPDRKDKNLSELVADLKKRLDDYKSLKKNGVEYWLKRTTWEVHQSESSLSATNKLALHQHIVSLGHNLFPDEINEIYLALLSEARHAATANWGSNPDQKKIKKSSLASWLQKEVDARRSPPAVAGKRLEDKLEHAGLAKGDITACVESRHQYLVERYKPKYLNVSEMQRVENEVSATLLALRANLDAGVINDDGVAFHAECLNHIGVLQSSFGKSPPPISLMQGCMYNIADRCVHRFRRAST
- a CDS encoding reverse transcriptase domain-containing protein encodes the protein MAKTPTNYSEVRPHPKFLHDQAVLVQAWKKSHAYIRSHNWYADSLELDVSAIRLRSLIDTWSDSLSISEISNYEPDSMRLVAAPKSSEWETSDGWKPKEKDKLRLRPLAHLSIREQTACMAVLICLADIVETEQGDPRLPLTVENQRNVVSYGHRLISRWADGSASFQWGNAKLYRQYFEDYQQFVRRPEKIRQQLFGDSESWAIVQIDLSQFYDLIPRDNLLEKLEALANEYWDNCEKVHERFFKGVKHLFDWRWHNADRSLSLEICGMKDGIGLPQGLAASGFFANAYLLDFDSEIIRLFGKKLTKRIWRIVDYCRYVDDMRFVVQFDKETPDDFRDEFEAMLQRLLDRFAEGLKLNQKKTVVMLGDSHSSNVPVAEAMQSVNNNVSGPLDVETARHALEMLDGLLAVSNSRKSQPAPEGTGNDELMRRVLAVEPDVRNDTLERFVAHRWRRVYRSLRVMADEESLTDSTMNIGRKILDQRARTFAVELLRKWILDPSNVRILRVSLDLFPVTDHLEVVLNLLHAHINKDDATDKRRLTAEYVGAEILRAGATETGFVRDDDELPGGTGIDAYRARLSEFATSVLDKEDASPWYLRQQALLFLAVNQQPQPISRKTTPENRHYGFLHGLLRGKWPTLAPKRPLASDVAVPLCLVAHRISGGKNSIATALAKWIGNSSNSVVTDHLRYIVEYDELFNSTMAKLSSKDRQFWKQIAVTAGYVSSFGTAKWEAIEGDENPYRLVDIITSDDNPFQQETAALRLMHELALQWGKPSQRRAAGQGVLTPSRIDIVCSSWERLADPGDSLSEITFEVRIGPVPSLGDERFAVPKWCRTSDSWKYEIGQIVRAAVIGKTDFTQPFMTKPLLSGVTKYRGVSSGWYKRKHGLFNDRQGLGHRLLAISPWLAELLGRLLEWPGTRQRRELVKLPTKFSDASLRRCIGNRLEELNGLYCRLSGMPLYPFPVQTTDDRETTGHLRVALVQTAIPKASEFGTADPALNEPATRRRHRRHVSAMLRLFMKLTEVREGYKNTKEKIDLVLFPELAVHSDDIFILERFADSLKCMVFCGLVFHPSPDNEDQLINTGLWIIPNQTSDGRSIRMIEQGKHHMTPEEISLGISSFRPCQWLIEYRKPNAESWKLSASICYDATDLRLAADLSQHSDAFIVSALNKDIGTFDTMVAALHYHMYQHVLLVNSAEFGGSTAQAPYKDHFRKVIMHHHGMDQASVSIFELDLDRFRNGHSETTPPPNYDGESIPKIKHPPAGLNRDCVGE
- a CDS encoding zinc ribbon domain-containing protein, whose protein sequence is MRRFVYGPTYCQSCGADVGLNAVFCPNCGNHQPGKWDLDGIKSAGLLILLVVVGIIPLFPVVVAVALVFMAIRLANKVFGSNQPVSQNRSLACPCGIQVEEPIEGAFKTTGVICPNCGTVLTG
- a CDS encoding tyrosine-type recombinase/integrase, with the protein product MPTWHPQSHHREHDFAIFDGTEIKNCGSYFTFSVVHEIQDGKSTMNDPKRELKQSDCVSQNESAKSKVISQIARIVRKAGIDYEDWRYVSRRVREQCELSPKKKSRKLPRVLTSVEFRRFYQAVDRADDAQHSLMLRLLFFTAVRVSELCNMKVGDVDLEQCKIRIEQGKGRKDRYVLFGRTFATALRTHIANHPQNRWLFQTRRATKYSTRRIQQIVQKYAEDVGVKATPHTFRHQAITWLTRHSGMADAELQLITGHAQRETLAIYQHIALDGELEEKYHESMKDIEL
- a CDS encoding DUF6117 family protein — encoded protein: MTVVQQHKPNFEMLRRAFDNGDVALLECQLKATGQPVAVVVAVNRDSNGFAFVPVAMMFSGNP